In Cynocephalus volans isolate mCynVol1 chromosome 16, mCynVol1.pri, whole genome shotgun sequence, the following proteins share a genomic window:
- the SPPL2C gene encoding signal peptide peptidase-like 2C: MACLASLLPMCFLLLASARVQGEYGVVHVVSKNWSKDYCVLFRSDYVTLPQDLHHAPLLPLYDGTMAPWCPGEDSSHLAQPKSPSQRPLRQTTAMVMRGNCSLYAQGCLAQGQGAHGLLIVSRVSSQQCSDTTPAFQDPQKPLPDLTIPVAVLRYDDMLDILSHTYGDTAVCVAMYAPPEPIIDYNIVVIFILAVGTVAVGGYWAGLSEADWLQRRRARGGGGPGGHNQPPAAAAQGMPHGVQEEEDEDAPVDFTPAMTGVLVTMCCSIMLLLYFFYDCFVYVMIAIFGLGAGTSLYSCLTPLVHHLPLQQCQWPLPGCRASLQLPLLLLAGLCTMVTVLWVAYRNEDCWAWLLQDTLGVASCLFILRRVRLPTLKNCTSLLLALLAFDVFFVFITPLLTKTGESIMVEVASGPADSSSHERLPMMFRVPWLSFSALTLCDQPFSILGFGDIVVPGFLVAYCHRFDVQVCSRQVYFVACTVAYAVGLLVTFIAMVLMQMGQPALLYLVSSTLLTSLAVATHRQELTLFWTGQGKAKTSAWPVAEPCSSPSSGSEQKQEGPIDIHTASEFEQATDQGMGDLDSNREEDMAEIVTISEDEATSPGGESDSSEGWSDAHLDLDKLPPATPRTSEGLKLLMPKAMLSPLMPPMPLPSELGHIHTQAQAHDTGLPWMGLHKRKGLKVKKSMSTQAPL; the protein is encoded by the coding sequence ATGGCGTGCCTGGCTTCCCTCCTCCCCAtgtgcttcctcctcctcgccaGTGCCAGGGTCCAAGGGGAATATGGTGTGGTCCACGTGGTGTCGAAGAATTGGAGCAAAGACTACTGTGTCCTGTTTAGATCTGACTACGTAACCCTGCCCCAGGACTTGCACCACGCCCCACTCCTGCCCCTGTATGATGGCACCATGGCACCCTGGTGCCCAGGTGAGGACTCCTCCCACTTGGCCCAGCCCAAGTCCCCCAGCCAGCGGCCCCTCCGTCAGACCACCGCCATGGTCATGAGGGGCAACTGCAGCCTCTACgcccagggctgcctggctcAGGGACAGGGTGCCCATGGGCTGCTCATCGTGAGCCGGGTCAGCAGCCAACAGTGCTCAGACACCACCCCGGCTTTCCAGGACCCGCAGAAGCCCCTACCAGACCTCACCATCCCTGTGGCTGTGCTCCGCTACGATGACATGCTCGACATCCTCAGTCACACTTATGGGGACACCGCTGTCTGCGTGGCCATGTACGCACCCCCTGAGCCCATCATCGACTACAACATAGTGGTCATCTTCATCCTGGCTGTAGGCACCGTGGCTGTGGGTGGCTACTGGGCCGGCCTGAGTGAGGCCGACTGGCTGCAGCGGCGCCGGGCCCGAGGAGGAGGAGGGCCCGGTGGTCACAATCAGCCGCCAGCCGCGGCAGCCCAGGGGATGCCTCATGGGGTCCAGGAGGAAGAAGACGAGGATGCCCCCGTGGACTTCACACCAGCCATGACGGGCGTGCTGGTCACCATGTGCTGCTCCATCATGCTGCTGCTCTACTTCTTCTATGACTGCTTTGTCTATGTCATGATCGCCATCTTCGGCCTCGGTGCTGGCACCAGCCTCTACAGCTGCCTGACACCCCTGGTGCACCACCTACCCCTGCAGCAATGCCAGTGGCCCCTGCCCGGCTGCCGGGCTTCTCTGCAgctgcctctgctgctgctggcagGCCTGTGCACCATGGTGACCGTCCTCTGGGTGGCCTATCGCAATGAGGACTGCTGGGCGTGGCTCCTGCAGGACACGCTGGGCGTAGCCTCCTGCCTTTTCATCCTGCGGCGCGTGAGGCTGCCCACCCTCAAGAACTGCACCTCCCTCCTGCTGGCCCTGCTGGCCTTTGATGTTTTCTTCGTCTTCATCACGCCACTCCTCACCAAGACTGGCGAGAGCATCATGGTGGAGGTCGCCTCAGGCCCTGCAGACTCTTCGAGCCATGAGAGGCTGCCCATGATGTTCAGAGTTCCCTGGCTGAGCTTCTCGGCCTTGACACTGTGCGACCAGCCTTTCTCCATCCTCGGCTTTGGTGACATTGTGGTCCCCGGCTTCCTGGTTGCCTACTGTCACCGCTTTGATGTGCAAGTCTGCTCACGCCAGGTCTACTTTGTGGCCTGCACTGTGGCCTATGCTGTGGGCCTGCTGGTCACTTTTATCGCCATGGTCCTTATGCAGATGGGCCAGCCTGCCCTGCTCTACCTAGTGTCCAGCACCCTGCTCACCAGCCTGGCTGTGGCCACCCACCGCCAAGAGCTCACCCTCTTCTGGACTGGCCAGGGCAAAGCCAAGACGTCTGCCTGGCCTGTAGCAGAGCCCTGCAGTTCCCCTTCATCTGGCTCTGAACAGAAACAGGAGGGCCCAATAGACATCCACACAGCCAGCGAGTTTGAGCAGGCCACCGACCAAGGGATGGGGGACTTAGACAGCAACCGTGAGGAAGACATGGCTGAGATTGTCACCATATCCGAGGATGAAGCCACCAGCCCAGGGGGAGAGAGTGATAGCTCTGAGGGCTGGAGTGATGCCCACCTGGATCTTGACAAGCTGCCCCCCGccacccccaggacctcagaggGACTGAAGTTGCTGATGCCGAAGGCCATGTTGAGCCCACTGATGCCACCAATGCCACTGCCCTCAGAGCTGGGCCACATCCAcacccaggcccaggcccacGACACTGGCCTGCCCTGGATGGGGCTCCACAAGAGGAAGGGCTTGAAGGTAAAGAAGAGCATGTCGACCCAGGCTCCCTTGTGA